The proteins below come from a single Mercenaria mercenaria strain notata chromosome 3, MADL_Memer_1, whole genome shotgun sequence genomic window:
- the LOC123524610 gene encoding putative defense protein Hdd11, with translation MYAPYVFLLLVLLTCCEGYSLGPPLSACSNMTPTGHPYDPQNITSPFTFTLNATSYQPGDVIEVFLNSSGEWFMEGVLIQARASDCALQIPAVGTFSIQTNDIFLQPFNCFGRSASAIRHYSHYHIYNRTFYWTAPSQSVGDVYLKATIARNQETYWLNVMSETISDVSDNQRETCGATNTAVTTAATVVTLLMTLAFTYILY, from the exons ATGTATGCACCATATGTGTTTCTTCTACTTGTCTTACTGACATGCTGCGAAGGGTACAGCTTAGGGCCACCACTCTCCGCCTGCAGCAATATGACACCCACTGGTCATCCATATGACCCGCAGAACATAACATCACCGTTCACATTTACGTTAAATGCAACGTCATACCAGCCGGGTGACGTCATTGAAG TGTTTCTAAATTCGTCTGGAGAGTGGTTTATGGAGGGAGTGTTGATACAAGCTCGAGCCTCGGACTGTGCTCTCCAAATACCTGCTGTTGGTACATTTTCTATTCAGACCAACGACATATTTCTGCAACCGTTTAATTGCTTTGGGAGATCAGCT AGTGCTATCCGCCACTACTCTCATTACCATATCTACAACAGGACATTCTACTGGACCGCTCCATCCCAATCAGTCGGTGATGTATACCTGAA AGCAACAATTGCTAGAAATCAAGAAACATATTGGCTAAACGTTATGTCAGAAACAATCAGTGACGTGAGTGACAACCAAAGGGAAACATGTGGAGCCACGAATACTGCAGTCACGACTGCAGCCACAGTCGTGACACTTCTGATGACCTTAGCTTTTACCTATATACTTTATTAA